In the genome of Abyssalbus ytuae, the window AGGCAGAGGATGCAATTGAATTTGATAATAGCGATATGGGTTTGGAGGAGCAGTTTGAACGTATTTACAATTTTGCGATCAGGGTTATAAATGAAAAATAAACATAGTTATACCACATAAAAACTACTTCAAAATGTAAATTAGTTATTTCTTTTTTTGTATAATTCTTTGTAAATCAAATTATATAGTTGTAATTTTGCAAACCTTTTTAACAATGCTAAAAGAGGAAAAAGGATAAAAACTAAAATTATAATTAACATCTTCTGTATTTAATTTGCTGACCTCTTTATTAAGTGCAGAATACAAAATTTTAATCAGCAATGGCTGAAACTAAAACAAAATCCGGAACAAAGGAAACTAAAAATGCTCCAGAAGCAACAGTTAAAGAAACAGTAAATCCGGAAGAATTTTTAAAAAACTTTAACTGGCACAATTATGAAGAAGGAATTGAGCAGGTTGAAGATGCCAAGTTAAAAGAGTTTGAAGAGCTTGTAGAAAAAAACTTTGTTGATACTGCAGATGAGGAAGTGGTAGAAGGTACAGTTGTTCATTTAACTGACAGAGAAGCTATTATTGATATCAATGCAAAATCCGAAGGGGTTATTTCTTTAAACGAATTTCGTTATAATCCTGATTTAAAAATCGGTGATAAAGTTGAAGTTCTTATTGATGTTCGTGAAGATAAAACCGGGCAATTAGTATTATCTCACAGAAAAGCAAGAACAATTAAAGCCTGGGATAGAGTGAATGCTGCTCACGATAGTGGGGAAATTGTTAACGGTTTTGTTAAGTGCAGAACAAAAGGAGGTATGATTGTTGACGTTTTTGGAATTGAAGCTTTCTTACCCGGCTCTCAAATCGATGTTAAACCAATCCGCGATTACGATCAGTATGTAGGTAAAACAATGGAGTTTAAAGTGGTTAAAATTAACCATGAATTTAAAAACGTTGTTGTATCTCATAAAGCTCTTATTGAAGCTGATATCGAAGAACAGAAAAAAGAAATTATCGGTCAACTAGAAAAAGGTCAGGTACTGGAAGGTGTAGTGAAAAATATTACCTCTTACGGTGTGTTCATTGACCTTGGTGGTGTTGACGGATTAATCCATATTACCGACCTTTCTTGGTCACGTATTAACCATCCTAACGAAGTGGTTGAATTAGATCAGAAATTGAATGTTGTTATCCTTGACTTTGATGATAACAAATCAAGAATTCAATTAGGTCTTAAACAATTACAAAAACATCCTTGGGATGCCTTAGGAGAAGAGGTGAAAGTAGGGGATAAGGTAAAAGGAAAAGTAGTTGTAATAGCTGACTACGGTGCATTTATTGAAGTTGCAGAAGGTGTTGAAGGATTAATTCACGTTTCTGAAATGTCATGGAGTACCCATTTACGTTCAGCTCAGGATTTTGTAAGTGTGGGTGATGAGGTTGAAGCAGTTATACTTACTTTAGACAGGGAAGAGCGTAAAATGTCTCTTGGTATCAAACAACTTACTCCCGATCCATGGACAGATATTACTACTAAATACCCTGTAGGTTCAAGACATACCGGTGTGGTTCGTAACTTTACAAACTTTGGTGTGTTTGTTGAATTAGAAGAAGGGATTGACGGATTAATTTATATTTCTGACCTTTCATGGACTAAGAAGATCAAACACCCATCAGAGTTTGTAAATGTTGGGGATAAGTTGGAAGTAGAGGTTCTTGAGCTTGATGTTGAAGGACGTAAATTAAGTTTAGGTCACAAACAAACTACTGAAAACCCTTGGGACAAATACGAGCAGGAATTTGCAGTAGGGACTACTCATAATGCTGAAATAACTGAAATCGTAGATAAAGGTGCTACTATTAATTTTAACGAAGACATAGTTGCATTTGTTCCTTCCCGTCATTTAGAAAAAGAAGATGGAAAAAAACTTAAAAAAGGTGAAAGCGCAGACTTTAAGATAATTGAATTCAATAAAGAATTCAAAAGAGTGGTTGCTTCTCATACTGCTATCTTCAGAGATGAGGAAGAAAAGAATGTTAAAGCAGCATCCAAAAATACTTCACAAGTTGAAAGAACAACTCTTGGAGATTTAGATGCTTTAGCAGAACTTAAAGAAAAAATGGAGAAGAATAAAAAATAATTTTTCTTATTCACATATTAGTATGAAGCCTTCGCATTGCGAAGGCTTTTTTTTCATTTTAAAACTGTTAATGTGTTATATGAAAGAAAAATAATAAAGGATCTTATTTTACATACCAGTCTCTTAGCCTTACCTCAATGGAGCTATCTTTTTCATTAACCAGTTTTTTGAATAATTCAGTATTACTCATAGCAGGCCTACCTCTGTAATGATAAGGATAAACAATGTGTGGTTTAAATTCCAAAACAGCACTTGCGGCTTGTTGTTCGGTCATAGTAAAAGGGAGATTCATGCATATAAAAGCAACGTCTATATTTTGAAGGGATCTCATTTCGGGTATATCTTCGGTGTCCCCGCTTATATAAAAATTTTTATTATTAAGTTGTAACACATAACTATTGCCCCATCCTTTTTTATGCCTGGCAGTATCATCATCTGGTAAGTTATACATTGGAAAAGCAGTAATTTTTATGTCTTTAATGTGTGTTGTATCCCCATTGTTTAAAATAATAGCATTTTTTTTCATGTTATCATC includes:
- a CDS encoding MBL fold metallo-hydrolase — its product is MRINTFICFLFLSHFTFAQLIEPDIINGVKIQPITHGSVVLETEDITVYIDPYGGAKKFSSLTSPDVIIITHAHGDHLNKETLEGINISKATFIIPQSVAEELDDNMKKNAIILNNGDTTHIKDIKITAFPMYNLPDDDTARHKKGWGNSYVLQLNNKNFYISGDTEDIPEMRSLQNIDVAFICMNLPFTMTEQQAASAVLEFKPHIVYPYHYRGRPAMSNTELFKKLVNEKDSSIEVRLRDWYVK
- the rpsA gene encoding 30S ribosomal protein S1; protein product: MAETKTKSGTKETKNAPEATVKETVNPEEFLKNFNWHNYEEGIEQVEDAKLKEFEELVEKNFVDTADEEVVEGTVVHLTDREAIIDINAKSEGVISLNEFRYNPDLKIGDKVEVLIDVREDKTGQLVLSHRKARTIKAWDRVNAAHDSGEIVNGFVKCRTKGGMIVDVFGIEAFLPGSQIDVKPIRDYDQYVGKTMEFKVVKINHEFKNVVVSHKALIEADIEEQKKEIIGQLEKGQVLEGVVKNITSYGVFIDLGGVDGLIHITDLSWSRINHPNEVVELDQKLNVVILDFDDNKSRIQLGLKQLQKHPWDALGEEVKVGDKVKGKVVVIADYGAFIEVAEGVEGLIHVSEMSWSTHLRSAQDFVSVGDEVEAVILTLDREERKMSLGIKQLTPDPWTDITTKYPVGSRHTGVVRNFTNFGVFVELEEGIDGLIYISDLSWTKKIKHPSEFVNVGDKLEVEVLELDVEGRKLSLGHKQTTENPWDKYEQEFAVGTTHNAEITEIVDKGATINFNEDIVAFVPSRHLEKEDGKKLKKGESADFKIIEFNKEFKRVVASHTAIFRDEEEKNVKAASKNTSQVERTTLGDLDALAELKEKMEKNKK